One window of Nicotiana tomentosiformis chromosome 11, ASM39032v3, whole genome shotgun sequence genomic DNA carries:
- the LOC104112029 gene encoding L-ascorbate oxidase, translating into MASLVFLFFFLLPLILLELSSVMAAKTRHFKWEVEYIHWSPDGEESVVMGINGQFPGPTIRAKAGDTVAVHLTNKLHTEGVVIHWHGIRQIGTPWADGTAAISQCAINPGETFLYRFKVDKAGTYFYHGHYGMQRSAGLYGSLIVEVGEGEKEPFHYDGEFNLLLSDWWHKGSHEQEVDLSSNPLRWIGEPQTLLINGRGQYNCSLAAQFSKPPLPQCKLRGGEQYAPQILRVRPNKIYRLRVASTTALASLNLAIGGHKMVVVEADGNYVQPFSVQDMDIYSGESYSILFKTDQDPTKNYWISINVRGREPKTPQGLTLLNYLPNSASKFPTLPPPIAPLWNDYNHSKSFSNKIFALMGSPKPPPQHHRRIILLNTQNKIDGYTKWAINNVSLVLPTTPYLGSIRYGINNAFNAKPPPDNFPKDYDVLKQASNSNSTYGNGVYMLKFNTTIDIILQNANALAKDVSEIHPWHLHGHDFWVLGYGEGKFSEKDVKKFNLKNPPLRNTAAIFPFGWTALRFVTDNPGVWAFHCHIEPHLHMGMGVVFAEGVHLVKKIPKEALACGLTGKMFMSNMHN; encoded by the exons atggcTTCCTTagtcttcttattcttcttcttgttGCCATTGATATTGCTTGAGTTATCTTCAGTAATGGCAGCAAAAACAAGGCATTTTAAATGGGAAGTTGAGTATATTCATTGGTCACCAGATGGTGAAGAAAGTGTAGTAATGGGAATCAATGGACAGTTTCCTGGTCCAACTATTAGGGCAAAAGCTGGGGATACTGTTGCTGTTCATCTTACTAACAAGCTTCATACTGAAGGTGTTGTCATTCATTGGCATGGAATCCGACAG ATCGGAACACCATGGGCTGATGGAACTGCAGCAATTTCCCAATGTGCCATTAACCCTGGAGAGACATTTCTCTATAGGTTTAAAGTTGATAAG GCAGGGACATACTTCTACCATGGACACTATGGGATGCAGAGATCAGCTGGGCTATATGGTTCACTAATAGTGGAAGTTGGAGAAGGTGAAAAAGAACCTTTCCATTATGATGGAGAATTCAATTTATTGCTCAGTGACTGGTGGCACAAAGGTTCACACGAACAAGAAGTTGACCTCTCTTCCAATCCCCTTCGTTGGATTGGTGAGCCCCag ACATTGTTGATAAATGGGAGAGGCCAATACAATTGTTCACTTGCGGCGCAGTTTAGCAAACCACCACTTCCACAGTGCAAGTTAAGAGGGGGTGAACAGTACGCACCCCAGATTCTGCGCGTGCGTCCCAACAAGATTTACAGGCTTAGGGTTGCCAGTACTACTGCATTGGCTTCACTCAACTTGGCCATTGGG GGTCACAAGATGGTGGTAGTAGAAGCAGATGGAAACTATGTTCAACCATTTTCAGTACAAGACATGGACATTTATTCAGGTGAAAGCTattcaattcttttcaaaacagATCAAGATCCTACCAAAAATTATTGGATTTCAATAAATGTAAGAGGAAGAGAACCAAAAACACCTCAAGGCCTCACCTTATTAAACTATCTTCCAAATTCtgcatccaaatttccaactttaccACCACCTATAGCACCCCTTTGGAATGATTATAACCATAGTAAGTCATTTTCTAACAAAATTTTTGCCCTAATGGGATCACCTAAGCCACCACCTCAACACCATCGTCGTATTATCCTGCTCAATACTCAGAACAAGATCGATGGTTACACGAAATGGGCTATAAATAATGTGTCGTTGGTCTTGCCAACGACACCTTATTTAGGCTCGATTAGATATGGCATAAACAACGCGTTTAACGCGAAGCCTCCACCGGATAACTTCCCTAAGGACTATGATGTCCTAAAACAAGCATCAAATTCTAATTCTACATATGGTAATGGTGTGTACATGCTAAAGTTCAATACTACAATTGACATTATCTTACAAAATGCAAATGCCTTAGCTAAAGATGTTAGTGAAATTCATCCTTGGCATTTGCATGGACATGATTTTTGGGTTTTGGGATATGGAGAAGGGAAATTTAGTGAAAAAGATGTCAAGAAGTTCAATTTAAAGAATCCACCATTGAGAAATACTGCTGCGATTTTTCCCTTTGGTTGGACTGCACTAAGATTTGTGACAGATAATCCTGGAGTTTGGGCTTTTCATTGTCATATTGAGCCACATTTACATATGGGAATGGGAGTTGTATTTGCTGAAGGTGTTCATCTTGTCAAGAAAATACCTAAAGAAGCTTTGGCTTGTGGTTTGACAGGGAAAATGTTCATGAGTAACATGCATAATTAA